A region from the Capra hircus breed San Clemente chromosome 9, ASM170441v1, whole genome shotgun sequence genome encodes:
- the CNR1 gene encoding cannabinoid receptor 1, whose product MKSILDGLADTTFRTITTDLLYVGANDIQYEDIKSDMASKLGYFPQKFPLTSFRGSPFQEKMTAGDSPQLVPADQVNLTEFYNKSLSSYKENDENIQCGENFMDMECFMILNPSQQLAIAVLSLTLGTFTVLENLLVLCVILHSRSLRCRPSYHFIGSLAVADLLGSVIFVYSFVDFHVFHRKDSPNVFLFKLGGVTASFTASVGSLFLTAIDRYISIHRPLAYKRIVTRPKAVVAFCLMWTIAIVIAVLPLLGWNCKKLQSVCSDIFPLIDETYLMFWIGVTSVLLLFIVYAYMYILWKAHSHAVRMIQRGTQKSIIIHTSEDGKVQVTRPDQARMDIRLAKTLVLILVVLIICWGPLLAIMVYDVFGKMNKLIKTVFAFCSMLCLLNSTVNPIIYALRSKDLRHAFRSMFPSCEGTAQPLDNSMGDSDCLHKHANNAASVHRAAESCIKSTVKIAKVTMSVSTDTSAEAL is encoded by the coding sequence ATGAAGTCCATCCTCGACGGCCTGGCAGATACCACCTTCCGAACCATCACCACAGACCTCCTGTACGTGGGTGCCAATGACATTCAGTACGAAGATATCAAAAGCGACATGGCATCCAAATTAGGGTACTTCCCACAGAAATTTCCTCTGACTTCCTTCAGGGGAAGTCCCTTCCAAGAAAAGATGACTGCAGGGGACAGCCCTCAGCTGGTCCCAGCAGACCAGGTGAACCTCACCGAATTTTACAACAAGTCCCTGTCCTCCTACAAGGAGAATGACGAGAACATTCAGTGCGGGGAGAACTTTATGGACATGGAGTGCTTCATGATCCTGAACCCCAGCCAGCAGCTGGCCATCGCCGTGCTGTCCCTCACTTTGGGCACCTTCACGGTCCTGGAGAACCTGCTGGTGCTGTGCGTCATCCTCCACTCCCGCAGCCTCCGCTGCCGGCCCTCTTACCACTTCATTGGAAGCCTGGCTGTCGCCGATCTCCTGGGGAGCGTCATCTTCGTCTATAGCTTTGTCGACTTCCATGTGTTCCACCGCAAAGACAGCCCCAACGTGTTTCTGTTCAAACTGGGTGGGGTCACGGCCTCGTTCACAGCCTCGGTGGGCAGCCTGTTCCTCACGGCCATCGACAGGTACATATCGATTCACAGGCCCCTGGCCTATAAGAGGATCGTCACAAGGCCCAAGGCTGTGGTGGCGTTTTGCCTAATGTGGACCATCGCGATTGTGATCGCCGTACTGCCCCTGCTAGGCTGGAACTGCAAGAAACTGCAATCCGTGTGCTCAGACATTTTCCCTCTCATCGACGAGACCTACCTGATGTTCTGGATCGGGGTCACCAGCGTGCTATTGCTGTTCATCGTGTATGCCTACATGTACATCCTCTGGAAGGCGCACAGCCACGCTGTCCGCATGATCCAGCGTGGTACCCAGAAGAGCATCATTATCCACACGTCCGAGGACGGCAAGGTGCAGGTGACACGGCCCGACCAAGCCCGCATGGACATTCGGCTGGCCAAGACCCTGGTCCTGATCCTGGTGGTTTTGATCATCTGCTGGGGCCCTCTGCTCGCGATCATGGTATACGACGTCTTTGGGAAGATGAACAAGCTCATTAAGACGGTGTTTGCGTTCTGCAGCATGCTCTGCCTGCTGAATTCCACAGTGAACCCCATCATCTATGCTCTGCGGAGCAAGGACTTGAGACATGCTTTCCGGAGCATGTTCCCCTCCTGCGAAGGCACCGCACAGCCTCTTGATAACAGCATGGGGGACTCGGACTGCCTGCACAAACACGCCAACAATGCAGCCAGCGTCCACAGGGCCGCGGAGAGCTGCATCAAGAGCACGGTCAAGATCGCCAAGGTGACCATGTCTGTGTCCACGGACACGTCTGCCGAGGCTCTGTGA